The Xyrauchen texanus isolate HMW12.3.18 chromosome 4, RBS_HiC_50CHRs, whole genome shotgun sequence genome segment ACTATGTCCATTTAAAattcaaatcaatgtaaataactcttttttgtttgttttaggttCCAACCAAGCAGCTATGATGGTTGGAAAGCCAGTGAGGCAGGGGCGGTCCATCTGTAAGGGACTAATCCTGGGCACACTCCTGACCACCTGTATGATTCTACTGTACTGCCTGTCTGCTCCAGAGGTCCAATTCAGCCTACAAGAGTGAGTCCTATATTTGGACAAGGACAGTGTAcactacactcttaaaagtgGTAACATACAGTTTTTGACTTAAAAGTACAGTTCacaccaaaaaaaatacaaaattatttactcactcgcatgttgttccaaacccttatactaatttcttctgtggaactcaaaaacagatgtcaggcagaatgcaGCCTCACTAACATGTCActttcatgcaatgaaagtgaatggtgactgagatcgTCAGTCCTTAAAATTCAGCCTATAgcgtcttcttttgtgttccatggaagaaataaagttatgcaggtttggaaaaacatgaaatGATCAATGATCATTTTAGgttgaactgtctctttaaggatgTATTTCTACCTTATCTGACCCATagaaattacttttgttggtgtaaccaatGTATTCAGATTTAttcagtcaaaataaatgtttagcttgaatgaaaccagttaatttagatgttaccacaagaAGCACATTTTTTTAGGTTGCCTGTCAAAATATGTTTACTGTGTAAAACAGAAATCAAAGGAAgaataaaagtaaattaattataataGTATCGATATTAAAGTACAGAATAGTATGGATATAATATGGATTTTTGAATGTGCTTCACattgtaacatctaaattaactggtttgttTGTAGGTTACACACACAAAACTAATTTTTAGAGTTGTATCCAgtagaaaagttcacccaaaattgaaaattctctcatcctaaactcaccctcattccatcccagatgtgtgtgactttccttcttctgctgaacacaaacaacattttttagaagaatatctcagctgtgcaggtccacacaatgcaagtgaatggtgaccaaatcttcaaagctccaaaaagcttataagttatccatttgactccagtgttaTAATCCATGTCTACTGAACTGATCTAAACAGTTTTGAGTGAGATCTGACCAATAActctttttttactgtacatcttgctacTGCAGTCTCTAGgcttgatcatgatttcaagcttgatgcatgtgcagagcgctagatggcgctaggtaACTGTGCTTAAAATCataatcgccaaggagactgttgATGTCAAGACTTTTAGTAAAATATCTATTTGAAACtttttggatcacttcagaagacaaggagtaaaccacaggagtcgtatggtttacttttatgctgctttgatgtgctatttggagcttcaaaattcttatcaccattcacttgcattgtatggacacacAGAGCTGTTCTTctaaaatcattgtttttgttttgcataagaaagaaagtcacacacatctgggatggcatgagggtaaatgataagaaaactttcattttttggtaaactatgcctttaacaaTTGCAAGCTaccactttaaaataaatgtgaattgcGTTCCATGCAAGTAAGTCTGGTATGTATTAGTGATACATTTGGGATTTCTCAGGACTCCTATTTAAGCGCAAACTGTCAGGAAGTGTgatatttccaaaaatgtattttagcatGTTTAATCATTATTTTATCCATTTTGTTTACAGAATCCCAGTGCCTTACTCATGTGCACATCGGCCTTCTACCGCCCATGCCTCAACAATCTCTAACAGGTCCAATCATGGTTCTGGGCAGAGAACCTGCACTCCAAaagtggacatcatgtttatgaAAACTCATAAAACAGCTAGCAGCACTTTCCTCAATATACTCTTTCGCTTTGGCGAAAAGCACCAGCTCAAATTCGCCTTCCCCAACAGCCGCAATGACTTCTCCTACCCTTCCCCGTTCCATCGCTCACAAGTGAAGGACTACAGGCCTGGAATGTGTTTTAATATCATCTGTAATCATATGCGTTTCAATGCTGTTGAGGTGGCCAAAGTGCTACCAGTCGACACAGCTTACCTCACAATCCTTCGTAACCCGGCTGATCTCGCCGAGTCTTCATTCCACTACTTTGGACGTGTAGTGCCACTAACATGGAAGCTTTCAAGGGGTGATAAGCTTAGAGATTTCTTGATGGATCCTAGGCTTTACTATGACCCGGAGGGATTCAATTCATTCTATCTGAAGAACTTGCTCTTCTTTGACTTTGGGCAGGATAATAACTTAGATCCTGATGACCCAAAGGTGGACGCAGCCATTCATGCAGTCGCCAAGCGTTTCCAGTTGGTCATGCTTGTGGAGTATTTTGAAGAGTCTCTTATATTGCTCAAGGATGCCCTCTGTTGGGATATGGAGGACTTGCTATTTTTCAAACTCAATGCTCGGAAAGGTTCAACCATTTCTAAACTTACTCCAGAACTCAGAGCAAAGGCACTAGAGTGGAACGGCATCGATTGGAAACTTTACCAATATTTCAACGCCACTTTCTGGCAGAAAGTGTACGCATATGGCCATGAGCGTATGGTGAGGGATGTCGCAGAGCTGCGGCACAGAAATGCAAAAATGGCTTCTATTTGCATTGATGGAGGCCATGCTGTTGATGCAGGAAACATCCTAGAGACTTCCATGCAACCATGGCAACCAATCGGTGAGAAGTCAATTATGGGGTACAATCTGAAAAAGAACATTGACAAAGAAAATCGGAAGCTGTGCAGGAAGATGCTAACCCCAGAGCTGCAGTACCTTACCGATATGGGCGTCAACCTGTGGATAACCAGACTGTGGGGTCATATAAGAGAGATCCTTCACTGGTAGCCGAATCGAGATGTTTTGCATTTGATCTTTACCGTTAAAAaggatagttccccccaaaatgaaaatccagtCATCATGCATACATTCTCATGCTGTTCCAAGCACATATTTTTTGGAGATGCTATATGTTAtgcagaatgacagtctcagtcaccatttactttcattgtttgtGAAGAAAATGTCACTCtccctaaaatctccttttgtgttccaaggaagaaataaTGTCTTATGGGTTTGCAACAttattagagtgagtaaatgatgaaagaaattttatttttgggtgaactaaccatttaatgtCAAAGGACAGCACTGATTTGCACGACAAACCTAAAACATTTTTCTGTGTCagaaagaaattcaaatattaaaaaacatgACAGAACTTTTTCATGGTTAAATGAATCTTACACAAACAAGTGGTGACAGTCACATCTTTAACATGTTAGCTGTGTGCAGGGGTGGTTCTAGGGTAAATGGAtattcatataatataatataataataataactgaaatgTTGTACACTATAAAGAAAGAAATCTGTGGGGTGTTATTTAAAAAGTAAGTCTTTAAATATTACTAAAACTAAAAGTTCCCAATAGTTTTGTTTCAGTTTCAAATAAGCTCAAAGATCAGAAGTTGCATGTTATTAACACaagcatgtttaaaacatttttatgtctATTATTGATTATTCTGTGTTTCAAAGGTGCTGTAACCGATTTTAGCCATTATGGAACGTCCACATGAGTGAGCTGTTGAATTAAACATGCCCCCTCTTTCTAAAacccaccctccaaagataacGTTGTACCGCTGAGACTGCAGAAGAGCAGCGATGCATATTCTCAGGTTACGTTTAATAACATTTGAAAATggtgttttcatttcaaaatgcCCTCCGTCCACGTTAGCGTTTTCAAGCAAGTTCCaaaagttgcattttattattatttggtaccaagggtgtagccaggaaattacttttgggtgggcctcaataaaaatggatgagaaacagagaaacagttCTTTTACACTTTCAGAAATTagaatgtatgcattttttaaactgttttaaaaatatatatatatgtttgtataatatatatatatatatatatatatatttgaagtcaaagaataaataataatctctaatattctgggttgGCCTCGGCACACTCAGCTGTCAACACAGTTTCTAATACAGTAGCTCACCAAGACATTTAGGCATTTAGGCTGCAATCACATGTGAGTGCTGGACAGCATGTACCCTAGGTATTGAATTGGTCGGTATTTGGTATTATTGATACTGCACTGAAAAACTGGTAtcattaaattgtaattaaatataacaattacatttaatatatatatatatatatataaataaatatatatttacatttagtatCAACATGATACTAATTGACATCACTAAAAAATGGTAAAAACATTAGGGGCTTAAGCCCCAGTAGACTACTCCTAGTGCCACCCATGGCTGtgtgtttattaaataatgtactgtatgtcaccGCTATGTATTATGTATATGCTTGAGTCAATCATAAAAATGAATCAACTACACTTTTTACATGACCTCATTCTTTGAAACTCTTATTGTTGGTACCAATGGCAAGCAATAGCAATAATTGTCTTGTTTCTGAAACTGTGGAATCAGTTGTTATGGAGACAGCTTCATCGTCACTTGATGAATAACCTCTGTCTTGAATGTCGCGTTAAAAAGTGCTTTGAAGCTAAAGTGTGATGACGTTTAGTGCTTCCTGTGACAGGATACTGAGAAATCCTGGAATTCacaaaatatgacaaaataaaaactttCTGTAACATACATGTGTCTCATTTCTGTATCTCACCGTCATTGACAGTATAATCTCACACTAATCTATTCCCTCTTTCAGAATACCAGAATGGATAAATACATTGATTTCTTCCAAAATTGTTTTATATTACATAAAACTGCACACTGTTTTCTATAATAGTGGGGGCATTCTTTTAACTtcccagcagccatatcaccctgtatcTCAAGAccagttgcccactgaagctaagcagagTTGATCCTGGTCAGTACCtgaatgggagacctcctggggaaaactaagatTGCtaacagggggtgctcaccctgtgctCTGTgagggtcctaatgccccagtataatgatggggacactatactgtaaaaaggcactgtcctttggatgagatgttaaaccgaggtcttgactctctgtggtcattaaaaattctAGAGCACTTCTTGttaagagtaggggtgtaacaatggtgtcctggctaaattcccccattggtccttctcaatcatggcttcctattAATCCCCATCCTCCCAtccattagctcttaactgattactCAGCTTGTCCCCAGACTGAAAAGGTTtaattaaacgtgcttactaacaataaaaaggacaaaattatcttttaaaaatacctctaaaagacattcaatgaattaaagggaaaaatacatttataaagtttaattcagtttcttgaatttaattatttttgtcttgttttccatttaaaattgtctaaaaatccttaaaacaagacacatttacttaagaagcaacatataagatatttagacttgctttaagagaatgtatcttaaatatacagtaagtgtattttgtatatacgtgtaatttgttcacttggttatacttctgcgagtgtagtaaagacaaaatatacttatattcaagatatattctcaaaaagaaagtctaaatatcttacatgctacttttttaaaggatttttagatttaggatttttaatattatattcaacattctcagataaaaaaaaaatatatattctgcagtatagttccttaagtaaatgtaca includes the following:
- the gal3st1a gene encoding galactosylceramide sulfotransferase, with translation MMVGKPVRQGRSICKGLILGTLLTTCMILLYCLSAPEVQFSLQEIPVPYSCAHRPSTAHASTISNRSNHGSGQRTCTPKVDIMFMKTHKTASSTFLNILFRFGEKHQLKFAFPNSRNDFSYPSPFHRSQVKDYRPGMCFNIICNHMRFNAVEVAKVLPVDTAYLTILRNPADLAESSFHYFGRVVPLTWKLSRGDKLRDFLMDPRLYYDPEGFNSFYLKNLLFFDFGQDNNLDPDDPKVDAAIHAVAKRFQLVMLVEYFEESLILLKDALCWDMEDLLFFKLNARKGSTISKLTPELRAKALEWNGIDWKLYQYFNATFWQKVYAYGHERMVRDVAELRHRNAKMASICIDGGHAVDAGNILETSMQPWQPIGEKSIMGYNLKKNIDKENRKLCRKMLTPELQYLTDMGVNLWITRLWGHIREILHW